A single genomic interval of Helianthus annuus cultivar XRQ/B chromosome 6, HanXRQr2.0-SUNRISE, whole genome shotgun sequence harbors:
- the LOC110942010 gene encoding uncharacterized protein LOC110942010 isoform X1, with the protein MEDILIEGVTCCYNKLGEHPVFRRRADWMHEVVVRWLYNLALRLWSYVREDASHCDVAAENEVDSHAKSESDDSSPKDIWRLIDNARTPIYFRSCSRCIVNSDKLIYSSLLKTVLLDSIPQYFHIDWDREVLHDMGTDQYVVRRECV; encoded by the exons ATGGAGGATATTCTGATTGAAGGAGTTACATGCTGCTACAACAAGCTTGGTGAACATCCTGTATTTCGTCGAAGA GCGGATTGGATGCATGAAGTGGTCGTACGGTGGTTGTATAACTTGGCTTTACGTTTGTGGTCATATGTAAGAGAAGATGCCTCCCATTGTGATGTTGCAGCTGAAAATGAAGTTGATTCACACGCTAAGTCTGAATCAGATGACAGTAGTCCAAAAGACATCTGGCGACTCATTGACAATGCTCGAACACCAATTTACTTTCGATCATGTAGCAGATGTATCGTCAACTCAGACAA ATTGATATATTCGAGCTTGTTGAAAACTGTCTTGTTGGATTCAATACCTCAATATTTTCATATAG ACTGGGACCGGGAAGTACTACACGATATGGGGACCGACCAATACGTTGTTAGAAGAGAATGCGTATAG
- the LOC110942010 gene encoding uncharacterized protein LOC110942010 isoform X2 — protein MEDILIEGVTCCYNKLGEHPVFRRRADWMHEVVVRWLYNLALRLWSYVREDASHCDVAAENEVDSHAKSESDDSSPKDIWRLIDNARTPIYFRSCSRCIVNSDKLIYSSLLKTVLLDSIPQYFHIGRLGPGSTTRYGDRPIRC, from the exons ATGGAGGATATTCTGATTGAAGGAGTTACATGCTGCTACAACAAGCTTGGTGAACATCCTGTATTTCGTCGAAGA GCGGATTGGATGCATGAAGTGGTCGTACGGTGGTTGTATAACTTGGCTTTACGTTTGTGGTCATATGTAAGAGAAGATGCCTCCCATTGTGATGTTGCAGCTGAAAATGAAGTTGATTCACACGCTAAGTCTGAATCAGATGACAGTAGTCCAAAAGACATCTGGCGACTCATTGACAATGCTCGAACACCAATTTACTTTCGATCATGTAGCAGATGTATCGTCAACTCAGACAA ATTGATATATTCGAGCTTGTTGAAAACTGTCTTGTTGGATTCAATACCTCAATATTTTCATATAGGCAG ACTGGGACCGGGAAGTACTACACGATATGGGGACCGACCAATACGTTGTTAG
- the LOC110939429 gene encoding uncharacterized protein LOC110939429, whose product MADNNATVIASSDKLDTTLENAVIPSSSADEEAGSVIKRRRTDNSGKCSTKNEQDMSGREKVSRVRAPRMDRDEFFQRYPNIAKGVGHYFPYCHTPISATVIGDCFTFVSPAKLDELEGEWINYFNEGCQCTEQEMALMPKYAALFQLSQGAYQQPANSDNTRKQRVKTRSQFASKYPLVNAGFDDLTCLPRNDVNVIRLDYLMSTAEHQLRELEAEHASFYQTRFHHANNLILLIDKQTRLLHMGTKAYRKYHKSNTKAIKRNESSC is encoded by the exons ATGGCTGATAACAACGCCACCGTAATTGCTTCGTCTGATAAATTGGATACCACGCTTGAAAACGCGGTAATTCCTTCCTCTTCAGCAGATGAAGAAGCAGGCAGTGTCATCAAACGCCGCCGCACAGACA ATAGCGGTAAATGCAGCACCAAAAATGAACAAGACATGAGTGGCCGAGAAAAAGTTAGTCGTGTCCGTGCTCCTCGTATGGATCGTGACGAATTCTTTCAGCGCTACCCGAACATAGCCAAGGGTGTTGGCCATTACTTTCCGTATTGCCATACTCCGATTAGTGCAACTGTCATCGGAGATTGCTTCACCTTTGTTTCTCCAGCCAAACTTGACGAGTTGGAAGGGGAGTGGATAAATTACTTCAATGAGGGCTGCCAATGTACTGAACAAGAAATGGCACTCATGCCCAAATACGCTGCGTTATTTCAGCTGTCTCAGGGGGCGTACCAACAGCCTGCGAATTCTGATAACACAAG GAAGCAACGGGTAAAGACAAGGAGCCAATTTGCTTCCAAGTATCCGCTTGTGAACGCGGGTTTCGATGATTTAACGTGTCTACCACGAAATGATGTGAATGTCATCAGGTTAGACTATCTGATGTCTACTGCTGAACACCAGCTCAGGGAGCTCGAAGCTGAACACGCGTCGTTTTACCAAACCCGGTTTCACCATGCTAACAATCTTATCCTACTCATAGATAAACAGACCAGGTTACTTCATATGGGTACAAAGGCATACAGGAAATACCATAAATCTAACACTAag GCTATCAAGAGGAATGAATCGTCTTGCTGA